cgctcaccCGCAGCCGCCGCAGCCGCGCTGGCCCCGCCCACACAGGTGAGAAAAAGGGGCGGGGCCTGAGCGGGGCGGGGCCAGCGGTGCTGGGAAATGGGCGTGGTTTGATAATAAATGGGTGTGGCCGgcgaggggcggggccgcggaAAGCCCCGCCCCGGCGCCGCCCGGTCCCGGCGAGGATTGGCTGAGGCCGGGCGGGGGtttcgggggattttggggggatttgggggaatttcggggctctggggggctcaggggtgtCCGGGGGGCGGCTCCGAGCGTTTGGGGGTCCCGTCTGGGGTCCCGTGGAGTTTGGGGGTCTCGGTTTTGGGGTCCCGCTTTGGGGATCCCGGGTTATTGCGGGTCCCGGTTTTGAGGTCCCGAAGGTTTTGGGGCTCCCGATTCGGGGCTCCCgtgagattttgggggtcccggttTGGGGGTCGcggtgattttgggggtcccaaaaaGATTTGAGAGTCCTGATTTGGGGGTCCCGTTCGGGGGTCCCAATTTGCCGTCccgggtgattttgggggtcccatttggggtttggggggtcccgggttattttgggggtcccgggttattttgggggcccgtttgggggtcccgggtcattttgggggtcccggggttattttggggggtcccgggttattttgggggtcccgTTCGGGGGTCCCGGgttgttttgggggtcccgggttattttgggggtcccgggttATTTTTGGGGACCCGTTCGGCGCAGGCTCTCTCGGGCTGGGTGGGGCTCTCATAAATATTCTCATGTTTGCATTAAGTTACATGGGAGGGGGCGGGGTCTCCCCTGAGTGACAGCTGTCAATCAATCACCCGCGGGgcctgggcagcccagggcGCTCAGGCGGGAGGGGGATGATTGACAGCTGTCAATCACCTGCCGGCACGTGCAACGTGccggggggaggggagggggtgCTGATGGCTCCTGGTGCTGGTGATTGACAGCTGACAGTCCTGGTGATTGACAGGTGACAGTCCTGGTGATTGACAGCTGACAGTCCTGGTGATAGGCAGCTGACAGTCCTGGTGATTGACAGGTGACAGTCCTGGTGATTGACAGCCGCCAGTCCTGGTGACTGAGAGCTGTCAAAGCTGGTGATTGACAGCTGACAGACCTGGTGATAAGGGCGGGTCTGTGATgattggcagctgctgctgatgaCCGACAGCTGATGGTGATGATTGACAGCTGCTGCTGATGACTGGCATCTCTCCATGCTGATTGACAGCTGTCAGTCCTGACAGTTATCGATAATGATTGACAGCTGTGTGTGATTGACAGCTGATGGCAATGATGGCTGGCAGTGCTCCGTGATGATTGACAGCTGTCGGTGCCGATTGACAGCTGCTGACTAAGAGAGCTTGCTCTGGACTACAGCTGTGCCTGGTGATGATTGACAGCTGTCTCTGGCGGTGATTgacagctgctggcagtgatGATTGATAGCTGCGGGGAGTTATTGACAGCTGCCTCTGGTGATGATTGACAGCTGTCTCCAGTGATGACTGACAGCTGCCTCGAGCAATGACTGACAACTTTCCCCAGCGGTGGCTGACAGAGTCTCTGGCGCTGATTGACAGCTGCATCCAATGACTGTCAGCTGTCTCCGTTGATTGATTGGCAGCTCACCTGGGGCAGGTGTCGGCCGGCGTTGATTGACAGCTGTCTCCTGCAGTGACTGAAAGCTGTCTCCAGCGTTGATTGACGGCTGTCTCCGTTGATTGCCAGCGCTCACCTGGGGCAGGTGTCGGCCGGCGTTGATTGACAGCTGTCTCCAGCGGTGACTGCCAGCGCTCACCTGGGGCAGGTGTCGGCCAGGTAGAGCCGCACCTTCCCGCGCACGAAGCggctcagcacccccaggaGCCGGGGGAGGGTCCGGACCCGCACGGGGGCGGGGGGCgacggcgggggcggggcctgagGGAGGGGCGGGGTCAGGGGGGCGCGGACCGCCCCCCGAAACCCAAAATCACCAGAAACCCCCCTAAAActgcccccaaaaatccccaaaccccccaaatcccactcagacccctccaggaccccccagctcccccccaagacccccagATATCCCCCTAAACCtccccaggaaccccaaatccGCCCAGattcctcccaaatcccccaaattcccatcgATTCCCGGTGTTACCGGCGCGGGCAGCCCCCGCAGCAGCCGCGCCAGGCTccaaaccccataaacccccaatttcccccattttcgCCCCGATTCCCGGTGTTACCGGCGCGGGCAGCCCCCGCAGCAGCCGCGCCAGGCTccaaaccccataaacccccaatttcccccattttcgCCCCGATTCCCGGTGTTACCGGCGCGGGCAGCCCCCGCAGCAGCCGCGCCAGGCTCCGCGCCGCTCCGTACGCTCGGTCCAGGCTCGGCCGCACCCGCGGGTCCCGCAGCAGCTCCCGCGCCCGCAGCACCGCGGCCGCCAGCGCCGCCTGGCCCCGGGCCACCTCCTGCGCGCGGGACCCCGCCTGCCGGCGACACCGGCGACACCGGGACGGCCGTCAGCGGGGGGCTTTATCACCAGTTTTCCCGATTTTCCCCGATTTTTCCCCGATTTTCCCCGATTTTCCCCgattttctccaaattttccctgatttttccacACTTTACCCGATTTTCCCCGattttcccccgtttttcccGATTCCCCGTGTTTTCGCCCCATTCCCACTCACGTCCAGGCTCCGCCACAGGTTGAAGTTGACGCCGGGGTCGGGGACAGCGACGGCCTCGGGGAGGTCACAGTGGGGGCCGCACCCGGCCTGGGGGGACACGGACACggtgacacggggacacggggacacggacacggggacacggacacagggacacacacggggacacagggacacggacacacggagacacggggacacggacacggtgacacggggacacggggacacggacacggggacacggacacagggacacacacggggacacagggacacggacacacggagacacggggacacggacacggtgacacggggacacggggacacggacacggggacacggacacagggacacagatggtgacacggggacacacatggggacacggggacacggacacacggagacacggggacacggacacggggacacggacacggtgacacggggacacggggacacggacacggggacacggacacggacacacggacacagatggcgacacggggacacacacggggacacggagacacggacacggacacacggacatggTGACatggacacggggacacacacggggacatggggacagacatggggacacacggacacggggacacccccGAGGGGACCCCAAcaccccccgtgtccccaagcCTTCGACGTCCCCAagtcccccaatgtccccaaggccccccaaatgtcccccaatgtccccacatccccctgatgtccccaaacTCTGcaatgtccccaagcccccaaatgtccccaaatgtccccaaatgtccccgaGCCCCGCGATGTCCCCACAGCCTCCCACtatccctgctgtccccaagccccccgatgtccccgctgtcccctcactgtccccgctgtcccgtCACCGTGGCGCGCTCGGCGTCGCGCGCCTCCAGGATGAAGCGCTCCATCACTCGGGGGTCGCAGAGCGAGGGGGGGCGCTcgggggggggctgggggcgccccgggacccccaacagcagcagcggcagcagcagcgagcacagccctggggacacggggacacggggacatggggacagccctgagacacggggacacggggacacggggacacggggacagccctggggacacggggggacatggggacatgaggacatggggacatggggacacggggacagccctggggacacggggacacggggacatggggacacggggacacggggagagccctggggacacgggggatcAATGGggacctggggacacggggacatttgggggcttggggacacggggacgccTCCAGAACCCCCGGGAGCCCCCGGCCCGGGGATCCCGGAgcgccccccccgcccctcaCCTGAGTGCCCCGCCCCCCAGCACCTCCCGGGCTCTCGGGGACGCCCGGGACCCCCGAcacacctgggaccccccccgCGCGGTGTCCCCCCCACACCTGTGTCCGCGCGGGCCACCTGAGCGCGCGGGACGCACCTGGGCTGCCGCAGACTCCCCCCGCTCACCTGGGACCCTCCTGCCCCCGGTACCGCCGCACACGTGGGTGCCGCCCCCCCGTCCACCCGCGCACCTGGGGGTCCCCCCCGCacacctgggacccccacaCGCACACCTGGGACAGCCCCCCGCACACCTGGGACCCCCGTCCCGCAGAGCTGGCTCTCTCCCCGCACACGTGGGTCCCTCCGGCACACCTGGGATcccccccccccgcgccccTGGGACCCCCACGCGCACACCTGTGCCCCCCGCCCGCTCACCCGCCGCCCCCATGGCCGGCTGCTCATGGCCCGGGGGTCCCTGGTGGCCGTGCCGGGGCTgtcccggggctgtcccggccccgccgcgtcccccggccccggccccggttAATGTTTGATCCGAGGGGCCGCGGGGCCGGAAGGGcccttgggggggggggggggctccatccgctccccccgcgccccccccccAGCGGCGAGGAAGAGGCAGCGCCGGGCGCAGCAGCACGTCGGCCCCTGGCCACGGGCCACCCCGGGGCGCCGCCCGGGCGGGGACACCGGCACGGGgcaccgggggcaccgggggcaccggggggaCACCGCCACGGGagggacaccgggacagggGGGGaccgggggggacacgggggcaACAGGGACTTGGCAGCTGGACACAAAGGTGTGGGAACGGGGGGACACGGGCGGAACACCGCGAcgggggggacaccgggacagggcggggggacaccgggacagggcggggggacaccgggacagggggggggacagagaggggacacggggaagGGGGGACATCGGGAGGGGGGGCTCGGaatggggggacacgggggacagagggatgggggacacggggcacacggggcaggaaaagggggtgacacgggggggacacagggacgtGAGGAGCCAGGCACGGAGGCGTGGGAatggggggacaccgggggaggaaaaggaggtgacacggggacggggAATGGAGGGACacgtggggacacggggacacagggatgggggacacggggacccAGGCACGGAGGTGTGGGAAcgggggacacggaggggacacggaggggacagagggacacggggacacgaggggggacacagagagggacagagtGGGGACACACGGGGGACAAACAGGAACAAGGACCCTGACGTGCGGATGGGAATCGGGGATGAGGGGACAGaagtggggacagggatgggggacagggagagTGGCACGGGGGGGACACGGCGACAACGTCCCGGGCACGGAGGGACAGAGGGGCCGGGGACAGaagtggggacacggggacacccccGGCCGTGGGAGCGCGGTGACACGCCGACGGCGACACGcggctggggacacggggacacggctggggacacccccggcCGTGGGAGCGCGGTGACACGCCGACGGCGACACGCTCGCCGTGGCACGGGGCCGGTGACACGGGGACGCGCCAGGCCGGGGCATCCCGGGATCCCCCCGCGCCCGGCGGAAGCGGCCGAACAATGGCGCAGCGTCACTGTCGCCGTCACCGACCCGCCGGCAGCGCCACCGCGGCcccgggggcggccccgggatCCCCCGGCCCGGGGGAGGCGGCGCGGGGCACGCGgagcggggacacgggggacactgggggggacattggggggggggacattgagggacattgaggggggacacgggggacattgaggaggggacattgagggacattgaggggggacacgggggacactgggggggggacattgagggacatcggggggggacacgggggacattgagggggggggacattgagggacatcgggggggacacgggggacattgaggaggggacattgaggggggacattgaggggggacacgggggacattgaggaggggacattgaggggggacacgggggacattgagggacattgaggggggacacgggggacattgaggaggggacattgaggggggacacgggggacattgaggaggggacattgaggggggacacgggggacattgaggggggacacgggggacattgagggacattgaggggggacacgggggacattgaggggggacacgggggacattgaggaggggacattgaggggggacacgggggacattgaggggggacattgagggacattgggggggacattggggcaGGGCGGACGGGACACGGCGGGCCCGGGGGGCTCGGCAGGGACACGCGGGACACCCAGGTGACACGGAGGtgacacggaggggacacgggggtgacGCGGGGGTGACACGGGCCCCCTGCCAGGCCGTACGTGCGGCTCCGCACAGCGCGGCCGCGGCTCCGGCGCCAGCGGGGCCAAAGGGCACCGGGGGCGGGGGGACGGCGACGGCGACGGCGACAGAGACGCCAAAGGGTCCCCCCGGTGTGTGTCCCCCCCCggcagggacagcccggggACCCCCGGCCACCGGGAGCCCCCTCCGGTCACCTGGCCGTGCCTTTGTcacctgggggtccctgtgtcACCAGGGTGCCCTCATTCCCCCCACACGCACCTttaatgtccccagtgtcacctggaGCCCCCCGAGTCCCTGCATTTCCCCCTGGGGTCCCTCTTTGTCACCTGGGTCCCCCCCCAGTGTCACTGGACCCTCTCCATGTccccccccattgtcccctgtgtcccccccccaTTGTCACCTGGGGGTTTCCTGCCCCAAATGTCACCGGTGACGCAGAGGAAGCC
The genomic region above belongs to Ammospiza caudacuta isolate bAmmCau1 chromosome 36, bAmmCau1.pri, whole genome shotgun sequence and contains:
- the EPO gene encoding erythropoietin encodes the protein MGAAGLCSLLLPLLLLGVPGRPQPPPERPPSLCDPRVMERFILEARDAERATAGCGPHCDLPEAVAVPDPGVNFNLWRSLDAGSRAQEVARGQAALAAAVLRARELLRDPRVRPSLDRAYGAARSLARLLRGLPAPAPPPPSPPAPVRVRTLPRLLGVLSRFVRGKVRLYLADTCPR